A window from Longibacter salinarum encodes these proteins:
- a CDS encoding FixH family protein has translation MKLPFPSIPAHIRWPGFVVALLLISITASFYTLYKAQTDGGAAIVKDYYEKGKQWDDTAKAIRNGDELTVSVRVMPASSDGEMRPVEISVQDQSGTAVSDLNGMIRALRPHLSAPVAAVPLHPVADSPGTYRQLLPIASDGVWDFEIDGSRGDTPIQTTVRTRL, from the coding sequence ATGAAGCTTCCTTTCCCATCGATTCCGGCTCACATACGCTGGCCCGGATTCGTCGTCGCCCTGCTCCTGATCAGTATAACGGCCAGTTTCTATACGCTGTACAAAGCGCAAACCGACGGTGGCGCGGCGATCGTAAAGGATTACTACGAGAAGGGAAAACAGTGGGACGACACCGCAAAAGCGATTCGTAATGGCGATGAGTTGACCGTTTCCGTTCGTGTCATGCCCGCATCCAGCGATGGAGAAATGAGACCGGTCGAGATTTCTGTTCAGGACCAGAGCGGAACGGCTGTTTCGGATCTGAACGGCATGATCCGCGCCCTCCGGCCTCATCTTTCCGCCCCGGTGGCTGCCGTACCGCTGCATCCCGTTGCCGACTCGCCGGGTACGTACCGCCAGCTTCTCCCGATCGCGTCGGATGGCGTGTGGGATTTTGAAATTGATGGTTCCCGCGGTGACACGCCAATCCAAACGACCGTTCGCACTCGACTCTAA
- a CDS encoding fructosamine kinase family protein — protein sequence MLMIPDSLRDHLATQLDTSIEGCAAVSGGCIANGCRLETGQGSYFLKWGEENVARTFPGEAAGLDALRRAAESISVPDVVETEPPSDQRPGFLLLQWINAGRQGRRFWETFGRGLAEMHRSTEKQYGFDRSNYIGRLPQENDWEHDWITFFRKHRLEPQVERARADDRWEAEWDEYLDALFLNLSDLLPAQPPASILHGDLWKGNFMVTATGEPAVIDPATYYGHREADLAMTELFGGFDTRFYDAYNEAWPVEDGYETRRDVYNLYHLINHLNHFGESYAGSVRKTLSALATV from the coding sequence ATGCTTATGATTCCTGACTCGCTACGCGATCATCTCGCCACTCAACTCGATACAAGCATTGAAGGCTGCGCGGCTGTCAGCGGGGGCTGCATCGCGAACGGATGCCGACTTGAAACGGGCCAGGGTTCTTATTTCCTGAAATGGGGAGAGGAGAACGTTGCTCGTACCTTTCCGGGGGAAGCCGCAGGATTAGATGCTCTGCGCAGGGCAGCCGAAAGCATCAGCGTCCCGGACGTTGTCGAGACGGAGCCACCATCGGACCAGCGCCCCGGGTTTTTGCTACTGCAGTGGATCAACGCCGGACGGCAGGGGAGACGGTTCTGGGAGACGTTCGGACGGGGACTCGCCGAGATGCATCGCTCCACGGAGAAGCAGTATGGGTTCGACAGGTCGAATTACATTGGCCGGTTGCCCCAGGAGAATGACTGGGAGCACGACTGGATCACATTCTTTCGGAAACACCGTCTCGAACCGCAGGTCGAGCGTGCCCGCGCTGATGATCGGTGGGAGGCGGAATGGGATGAGTACCTGGACGCACTGTTTCTGAATTTGTCGGACCTGTTACCCGCCCAGCCTCCCGCGTCGATTCTCCATGGGGATCTATGGAAAGGAAATTTCATGGTCACGGCAACGGGCGAACCGGCTGTTATCGATCCGGCAACCTATTACGGGCACCGGGAAGCAGATCTTGCGATGACCGAATTGTTTGGTGGGTTCGATACGCGGTTCTACGATGCCTACAATGAAGCATGGCCGGTCGAGGACGGATATGAGACGCGCCGCGACGTCTACAATCTCTACCACCTGATTAATCACCTGAATCACTTTGGTGAAAGCTACGCCGGCTCGGTACGAAAAACACTGTCAGCACTTGCGACCGTCTGA
- a CDS encoding hydroxymethylglutaryl-CoA lyase, whose product MSTTETSLSPSLPDRVDLCEVGPRDGFQMEETFIPTELKLETIRALAAAGLPRIQVTSFVHPKWVPQMRDAEQICDQLPMADGLDGATLTGLALNRKGLERAVDAGCRHIDLSIATHDDHSMDNANMLVAEAVAEGTEMVKDARAENCEVQMNFQTVFGYREPGDTPIDHVVDLASRFAELGVESISLADSTGMGNPVAMRRVVGAVQDAIGDTPLVLHLHDTRGLGLANLVAALEMGVTRFDTSLAGMGGCPFIEGATGNIATEDTAYLLDQMGVETDIDLPAVAQASSTVEQFLDTSFPGKMHRLLLHDATSKPAEASA is encoded by the coding sequence ATGTCTACGACTGAAACTTCGCTCTCTCCCTCCCTTCCCGACCGCGTTGACCTCTGTGAGGTCGGCCCACGCGACGGCTTTCAGATGGAGGAGACGTTCATCCCGACGGAGCTGAAGTTAGAAACGATCCGGGCGCTTGCGGCCGCCGGCCTGCCCCGCATTCAGGTGACGTCGTTCGTCCACCCGAAGTGGGTTCCACAGATGCGCGATGCCGAACAGATCTGCGACCAGCTGCCGATGGCCGACGGCCTTGATGGGGCGACGCTCACGGGTCTCGCCCTCAACCGCAAAGGACTGGAGCGCGCGGTCGACGCCGGATGTCGCCACATCGACCTGTCCATCGCTACGCACGATGACCACAGCATGGACAACGCGAACATGCTGGTGGCGGAAGCGGTCGCCGAAGGAACCGAAATGGTCAAGGATGCACGCGCGGAGAACTGCGAGGTGCAGATGAACTTTCAGACGGTCTTCGGCTATCGCGAACCGGGGGACACGCCAATCGACCACGTCGTGGACCTTGCGAGTCGGTTTGCCGAGCTCGGCGTCGAATCGATCTCGCTCGCGGACTCAACCGGCATGGGCAACCCCGTGGCGATGCGCCGCGTCGTGGGTGCTGTGCAAGACGCGATCGGCGACACCCCCCTCGTTCTTCATCTTCACGACACGCGCGGCCTCGGACTCGCCAACCTGGTTGCGGCGCTGGAAATGGGCGTGACGAGATTCGACACGTCCCTCGCGGGCATGGGTGGCTGCCCCTTCATCGAGGGCGCAACCGGCAACATCGCCACGGAAGACACCGCGTACCTGCTCGATCAGATGGGCGTAGAAACGGACATCGATCTACCCGCTGTGGCCCAGGCCTCTTCTACCGTCGAGCAATTCCTCGACACCTCCTTCCCTGGCAAAATGCATCGCCTTCTCCTGCATGATGCCACGAGTAAACCAGCAGAGGCATCGGCCTAA
- a CDS encoding UDP-2,3-diacylglucosamine diphosphatase: MLDMQADHTPPSSRATYPMDLNPESSSELDISSPTRYRTIWISDVHLGLRESKAEFLMDFLEKTDAHTYYLVGDIIDGWALKRSWYWPSTHNNVVQCLLDIASTSDVVYIPGNHDEAARAFPGIRLGGIHLKKEATHTTADGRRFLLLHGDEFDGVIRHARWLSRLGAVAYTGILKLNRYVNRGRRWLGMPYWSLSSYLKRRTKKAVQFIADFEDAVARRARLENVDGVVCGHIHHPEMRTIHGVQYINTGDWVESCTALVEHMDGRMELLRWLPDGRGITEPIAAAPACSIQSATDGYEGRGDGREAPSNPVVTPSATSGDGQACRVPSPPGQEAVET, encoded by the coding sequence ATGTTAGATATGCAGGCCGATCATACGCCCCCTTCATCTCGTGCAACGTATCCGATGGATTTGAACCCGGAATCCTCGAGCGAGCTGGACATCTCTTCGCCAACTCGGTACCGGACGATTTGGATCTCGGATGTCCATCTCGGTCTCCGCGAGTCAAAAGCGGAGTTTCTGATGGACTTCCTGGAAAAGACGGACGCCCACACCTATTACCTTGTCGGTGATATTATCGACGGGTGGGCGCTGAAGCGATCCTGGTACTGGCCGTCGACACACAACAACGTCGTGCAATGCCTTCTCGACATTGCCAGCACCTCGGACGTCGTCTACATTCCAGGGAATCACGACGAAGCCGCTCGCGCATTTCCCGGAATCCGGCTCGGAGGCATTCATCTAAAGAAAGAGGCGACGCATACCACGGCGGATGGGCGTCGCTTTCTGCTGCTGCATGGAGATGAGTTCGATGGAGTGATTCGTCACGCCCGCTGGCTCTCCCGGCTCGGTGCGGTTGCGTACACGGGCATCTTAAAGCTCAACCGGTACGTCAATCGGGGACGTCGATGGCTCGGCATGCCGTACTGGTCGCTGTCGTCCTACCTCAAGCGAAGGACGAAAAAGGCTGTGCAGTTCATCGCGGATTTCGAGGATGCGGTGGCCAGGCGCGCCCGGCTCGAAAATGTGGACGGCGTGGTGTGCGGTCATATTCACCACCCGGAGATGCGCACCATTCACGGCGTCCAGTATATCAACACGGGCGACTGGGTGGAGAGCTGCACGGCGCTTGTCGAGCACATGGATGGCCGGATGGAACTCCTGCGCTGGCTCCCCGACGGCCGGGGGATTACCGAGCCGATTGCGGCGGCGCCGGCATGCTCAATTCAGAGCGCGACGGACGGGTATGAGGGGCGTGGGGACGGACGCGAGGCGCCCTCAAACCCAGTCGTCACCCCTTCCGCGACGTCTGGGGATGGACAGGCGTGCCGCGTACCGTCGCCTCCGGGACAAGAGGCCGTCGAGACGTAG